One region of Vicinamibacteria bacterium genomic DNA includes:
- a CDS encoding MBL fold metallo-hydrolase produces MRARILAATVAGVLICSVGNLAGDDGDLRVTFLGTGAPRPSFERYGPSILIEAGEERLLVDASWGLRERLLQAGSFELITGIDHVLLTHLHYDHTIGLADLWLTGWLYGRRVPLRVEGPTGTRAFLEDTRRAFQWDVDYRILVGVPAEGVAIEAMDVSPGWVYEHNGLKITAFEVEHLPIDLKTRERLEFAGETLGYRIDFNGHSVVLSGVTRPSDRLVEQARGVDLLVHEVQVPSPGATKEANLANVSLSVHSEPEAVARIFERARPKLAVYSHIIPPEVTSEELVEATPYDGRMVVAHDLMMITIGEDVVVSDRPRLMEESFEKSRVLR; encoded by the coding sequence ATGCGAGCTCGGATCCTCGCAGCGACGGTCGCGGGGGTTCTTATTTGCTCTGTCGGAAACCTCGCCGGTGACGACGGAGACTTGAGAGTCACCTTCCTGGGCACGGGAGCGCCCCGGCCTTCGTTCGAGCGTTACGGCCCGAGTATCCTCATCGAAGCAGGGGAGGAGAGGCTCCTCGTCGACGCCAGCTGGGGACTGAGAGAGCGGCTGCTCCAGGCGGGATCGTTCGAGCTCATCACCGGCATCGACCATGTTCTCCTGACGCATCTTCATTACGATCACACCATCGGTCTCGCGGATCTATGGCTCACGGGCTGGCTCTATGGCCGACGCGTCCCCTTGCGCGTCGAGGGGCCAACGGGCACGAGGGCGTTTCTCGAGGATACACGGCGTGCGTTCCAATGGGACGTCGACTACCGGATCCTCGTGGGCGTCCCGGCGGAAGGGGTCGCCATCGAGGCGATGGACGTCTCACCGGGGTGGGTGTACGAGCACAATGGGCTCAAAATCACGGCGTTCGAGGTCGAGCACCTGCCCATCGATCTGAAGACTCGCGAGCGGCTGGAATTCGCCGGAGAGACGCTCGGTTACCGCATCGACTTCAACGGTCATTCGGTCGTGCTCTCGGGGGTCACGAGACCGAGCGATCGTCTCGTCGAGCAGGCCCGCGGAGTAGACCTGCTAGTCCACGAAGTCCAGGTGCCTTCACCCGGCGCCACCAAAGAGGCGAATCTCGCCAACGTGAGTCTGTCGGTGCATTCGGAGCCGGAGGCGGTGGCCAGAATCTTCGAGCGCGCGCGGCCGAAGCTCGCTGTCTACTCGCACATCATCCCGCCCGAAGTGACCTCGGAGGAGCTGGTAGAGGCCACTCCTTACGACGGCAGGATGGTGGTCGCTCACGACTTGATGATGATCACCATCGGCGAAGACGTCGTCGTCTCCGACCGACCCCGGCTGATGGAAGAGAGTTTCGAGAAATCCCGAGTCTTGAGATAG